The genomic segment AAACATGTCTTTTACCTCTTATGCTGCACCAGTCCTCACAAAGTTTACAAAATTACTATTGTGTGACTAAGGAGGGAAAAGCTATgaataaacttttctacttGCTTCCTTTTTAACTTCTGATTCACATCCTAATATGCACAGATGGAAAACAcatgtatgaaaaaaatattcatgaagCTGTTATCTTTTCTAGATCTGTGCTTTGTCCATTGCCTGAGATTGTAAACATTTTGAAGTAGGGGTAGTATTGCCCCTACATTTGCAGTTACACATAGGGCTTTTAGCAGCTAGTAGATACTAGCTTTGAAAATTCGttattacttttaaattttaagtgaTACATCATAAACCTTGAGATATATTTCACTAATGGAGAAGGTAtaatttattttgtgctttttctgttgtgtttatgACTATTATTGGTTTAGATGATTTTGAATGGATTTATGGACAACTAAAATTCCAAGCAAGTAGTCATTCAGCTTCTACATAAAGCAATCTTTGTGACTCAGCTGCCCACAGTCAATGTTATATGAGAAATAGATGCAGCGACAGATTAAATGGAGCTTAGCTCAAACAGAGAAGCTTGTCAAAGAAGTTCTTAAAGTATCTtaccacaaaaaacccaaagaaaatgGGAGTCCTTGGCACAGGCATTTTGCGTTGTTAATAATCTTCCTTCAGTCAGCTTACAGAAATTTAAATTTTGGACAAATGACAGGCAGTCCTTACAACCACACATCTCTTACCTttggaaaagtgttttttaaagagcTGCTCTAAGAGACCGTTTCTGTTTCTAGTCACAAGAAAGCAAGTTGGATTTGACTGTCCGGCCTGCCCGGGTATCTGTAGTGGCTTCTGGGCAGGTTGTCCCAACAACGGAGGAGGGTAGACAGAAATCACAGACTGCTAAACTTGTACAAACATCATTAAAGGCGGCTGGGGAAGCGGAGAGGGTAAACATGAAACCGGTGAGGCTTCACCTGCTCAACTTCGCGGAGGCCAGCTCGTCTCGGTACGGCGCTGAGCGACAAAGGAGCTTCGGGTTCCCCGAGCGCCTAGGCGCGAAAGGGCTCCCGGGGACGGAGCCGGCGTTACCAGCCGAGAATTTTCGCCCCCTCCTTAAATATTATCTATGCGTGCGGCGTTATTAAAGGCAACCGCAGCGCGGGCAGCGCCATTGCCGCTTGAGGAGACTCGCTCCCTCCCCGCGCCCCGCTGCCCTGAGGCGGCAGCGCGCCGCGGCCGCTCTCGCCCCACAGCCCGTCCCCCCAGGTGTCCCCCGTCTGAGGCCAAGGCCGCGCAGGACGGCCGGCACTGGCCGCAAGTCAGTCACGCCGCCGCAGGAACAGGCTGAGGCAGCCTGCCCGGGCCGTCCTAGGGCAGAGCAGTGCAAGCTCTCCCCCGAAGAGGGGGGCGGACATACACGACTTCTCGCTGGCGGAAGCGGGGGCCCAGGGGCAGCCGCTGCCTTCCCATCCGCCGCAGCCGCAGCGTTGAGCAGCAGCGGGGCGCCGGAGGCCGAGAGAACCATCCCCCGGCCCCTCAGGCCGCGGCTTGGCCGAGCGCCTCaccccgccccggcccgcgcTTGCGAGCGGAGGGCGAGAGGTGCTGGCGGTGACGGAGTCTGCCAGCCCTGACGGCCGGCAGCAGCCAATGGGGACAGAGCACGGGGTGGCGGGCGGGGCGCCCGCCGAGCCGCCCCCGCGGCGCTATAAGGCGCGGTGCCGGAGCAGAGCGCGAGTCCGGGGTTGCGGCGCTGGGTAGAATTCGCGGGTGGGCTGGTAGACGGGGCGGTTGGGGGGCGCCGCGCTACCGCCATGGGTAATACCGTCGCTAGAGAGGATTTCGAGTGGGTCTACACGGACCAGCCGCATGCCGACCGCCGCAAGGAGATCCTGGGTGAGGAGGAGTGGCGGTGGGGCCGCCGCTCCTTTGCCGCTGGCTGCGTGgcgggcgggggagggggggggtgaAATCGACAGGGCACCCCACAAAATGGCTGCCAGCTGCCCGCGTCGGGGGGTCGCCGCAGGCAAGGCGCTGCGGTTGAGGGCCTGTCCGGCGCCGCCAGCTGATAGAGGCTGTCGGCGTGGGGGGTGCCGTGCGTCCGGAGCCAAAGTCAGCCCGGCCCCGTGTGAGGGGAGCACTGCTGGCCGCGTACGTGGAGGCGGGAGCCGCCGCCTTGGCGGCGCTggcgggggaggggaggggaagaggggaaggagcGAGCGGGGGAAGCAGCTCGCCGTCTGCGGGGACAGAGCCCAGCCCCGCAATGTGGGGCGGACGGCCCGCGGGACTAGTTTGAGCTGCGAGCGCTGGGCGTCAGCAGAGCGGTTCGACCTCCCCGTAGGGGCTGCGGCCGCTCCCCGCCCTTGCCGGAGCTGCCCGCTTCCGCAGAGCCCTCCGAGCGCCTAGGAAGCGAGCTCAGTGTATGATAAGGTGCTGTCGGTGGCTAGAAGTAGGTAGGGTTGTGCGTGGAGGTCATCGCGGCACCCACTATGGGTGGTAAATAACGGCGTTTACAACTGGGATGCCTCAGTCGGACCTGAGCTTATTTGAGCGCTTCTGAATTACCGGTGTCAGTTCAAAGCCGTTTCCTCCCCGGGTCGGCTGGAGGGTGGTACCGGTGCATATCATGTACGTGTCTAGTTGCCGAGCAACGGAAAAATGCTAAAATTATTTCGTTGTCAAGGATTCATTAAGGCAATAAATGTCACAAGTGGGGAATGTGGTGTGTTTTCATTACCTTTGCAGATAAATCCCAATtgggaggaaagggaggaatGGCTATATCTGCTTTTGTAATCCAGCTGTGGTAGCTGGCAGTGAGGAGAGCTACTCAataattccttttttgtttAACACTTTCCCATCTAGCAAAACATCCAGAGATAAAAGCGCTGATGAAGCCAGACTACAACTTGATCTGGGTAGTTGTGCTGATGGTTCTTGCCCAGTTGACTGCATTTTATCTAGTTAAAGACTTAGACTGGAAATGGGTTGTCTTCTGGGCCTATGTTTTTGGAAGCTGTATTAGTCACTCCATGACTTTGGCTATTCATGAGATCTCTCACAATAGTGCCTTTGGCAACAACAAAGCGATGTGGAATCGATGGTTTGGAATATTTGCCAACCTCCCTCTTGGTCTCCCATACTCCATATCCTTCAAGAGGTACCACATGGATCACCATCGTTACTTAGGAGGCGACGGAATTGATGTGGACATTCCTACCAACTTTGAAGGCTGGTTTTTCTGCACGCGTTTTAGGAAGTTCATATGGATTGTTCTTCAGCCATTTTTCTATGCAATTAGACCTCTCTGCATCAATCCCAAACCCATTACTCGACTTGAAGTAATCAATTTGTTAGCTCAGCTTTCTTTTGATGTTGTGATATATTATTTATGGGGAGTGAAATCCACTTTTTACATGCTTGCTGGTTCAGTACTTGGACTTGGGTTGCACCCAATTTCGGGACACTTCATAGCTGAAcattacatgtttttaaaaggacatGAGACTTATTCCTACTATGGGCCACTGAATTTGCTCACTTTTAATGTTGGCTACCACAATGAACATCATGACTTCCCCAATATTCCTGGCAAGAGCCTTCCACTGGTAAGTTTACTTTCAAAGCTAttactttttctaaaaataagcTCTAGTTTAACTTGAAAATCAGGTAGAATGCTGAGAGTTAGAAGAATGGAAGTTGAGAGtggaaaaaaccctgaaaacttGAAAATCTTTGAGAACAATTTGTAAGTTGAGCaatgaaaaaagtaattaacaTTTTAGTGGTACCCTAAACAAGCTTCCTGATTGCTGATTGGAAGGCTCAAGCCTCTTCCataaaaggagagaggaggaaatgcATGCCTTGTGCTCTACACTAACTTTACTTTTCTGTATTGCAACCAGccttttgattttcttcagtttctaaGTATGCAGAAAACTAGTTAAGACGTTAAAAACAACTTCAGAGACTTGGCTCTGCCTTTGAAGTCTGAAGGACATAATTACAATGCATGCTTATTCTTTAGTCTCTTCTATCACTGACATCCTCTGGTGGGGAAAAGAGAGTTTGAGGTACTGCTTATGTTTGTTGTACTGTTGACAAATGTTTAATAGCTTTCTAGTTTGGAGCAGCGCAATTTTCCTCAAGTGAGAACCTTTGAATCCTAAATAATTATCAGCTGTACATAGACAGAATTAAGGTTTCAAAGCTAAGACAGACCTGTCACATCTGCAGTTCTTGCTGTATATGTGTTCCCCAGTTGGAGCATGGGAACACAGGTTTCCAGGGTTACACCTGAAAAACTGAAGATGAGTTTTATCAAAACCGTGGTGTTGGTCTTGTAGCTTTGTTATTGCACTTGATAAGGAACTTGCAAGCTTCTGACTTTTGGTAGAATCTAAACTTAGTGGTTATTTCAGTTGTCAGTGGTGTAACTGTAGGTGAAGTAACTGCTCCAGCACTTTTTCAGGGCAGTGAAATTCTGTAATTGGTTTGTTGAGATGTTGCTTTTGTGGGTTTCTTTCACTTTGAAAGAAGCGAATGATaaattttgtctttcaaataCAACTGAAGTTGCTTTAATTCACCTCTGATACCTAGATCTGTGCTGAAGAACCAGCATTTCACTTCTTATACTAGTATGTAAGTTGTAAAtaggaaattacttttttccaagtactgAGTTGCAGAGGTAAATGTCCAGCTCTGCTTACAAGACTCTTAATCCAGAGCtctgacagaaaacaaagctgCCTCCTACAACAGGGTAGTTAATTTTATTGGACTGGACTTCATGCTGTGTGACAAAGGTCACTGAAGTAGTGAACACTTGATTCCAGCCAGGGTTCTGGTGAGCTGAAAATAGTTACTGATGAATAAAAGTGTACTGGCTATGTGATCTGGCCTATAAGTGTGATGATGGATCAGAATGATTTTTAACTCCCAACCAGACATGCAAATATCTTGGGCTGGTTTGCTGCTTACACAGATTAATGTATTTTTGCTGTCTAAAACTATGGTATTTAGtggaaaagcagctttgctcaggTTTTTAAGGTGGTTTAAGGATACCTAACTGAAACTCCAGCTCTCAGTTTAAAACAGTGGCCTAGTTAGTATGTACCCCTGACAATAAAGTCTTTGGAAGCAGTTTGTATTAATTTGGTAATGTCTTCAGAAAGATGTTCCTCGGAAAAATAAGTGTCTTTTTAGTGTTGAGGTTTGAAATTACATGTAAAAATAGCAGCTAAACATCTCTTCCCAGAACCTACAACATCCTTTTTAGTGATACTtatgagccagcactgagctgagTCACCAACTTCCACTAGCAACCAAACTGCTTGCTTCTGTGAGCTGTGTTGTTCTATAGGTAGCACAGCGAACAGAATTCAGAGTGTTTGCAGTTTGTTCAGGTTAGCTTCTCTGGAAGAGTTTCACGTGGAGTTTACTTCACCAGGGAGTTACATTTTCTGTCAAGAAACTTTCATGTTGTGGCAGTTGTAGCCTTTCCTATAGAATCTAACATCTAAGACAAAACTTCTTGTGTTCTGCATTATTACAAGTTGAGGACTGTAAAGTTTTCATGACTGGTGCTAATATAAATAGTAAATAAACCTCGTATCTCCTCTTTAGGTGAAGAAAATAGCAGCTGAGTACTATGACAACCTGCCACAATATAACTCTTGGATAAAAGTACTGTATGACTTCGTGATGGATGACACAATCAGCCCATATTCACGCATGAAAAGGCATTTAAAGGGTGAAGTGAAGCAAGATTAAACTTCTGGCAACCAAAAATCTTTGAAATGTCTGCTTGCTTTAAAGTGGCTGGTATAAGGTCTCTTGCTTAAGCTGTTCACCATTCCGCTGAATTAAGATCTACAGCAACATAGCAATGCACCCTTCAGGATtttgtagcagactcctaccaGCTGTAACATTCCATGCAGCCCTCAGATTCAAGTTTTAATGTGTATTTAATGTGTTTGCCTAAGGATCAGTGTTAAGTGCATAATGCTAAATCACTTTGTTACAGAGTTTCCTTTGGTAGGTATTAAACCTCTATAAAATATCTGACTCTTGGTATTTTCAAAGTTCTCAATGTAATATACTGCCCACAACATGCTGTTTAGATGCCTGTAGAGAATTGACAGTAAGTTAATTCTAAACTAACAAGATTTGTTAATGTAAACTTTCTGTTGAACCCGTTTCCTGACTTATGGATGGAAGAACTGAATTTGCACAGAACTGTTAAGTCTGCTTTTGTTTATAATATGGAACATGTCACTTGAAGTGTTGCTTTGAAGTTCTGCCTTTTCTACTGTAATAAATACCTTAAAGGAGCAATCCGTCAGAATGAAATTGGTATCTCTGAGATGGATTGTGTGGCTTGTCTTCTGTGTAAAAAGGTGGGGAATTTGGGGGTATTGCCAACTTTGTGGGTCCCCACCTGCTGCCTATGTTAGCATCCAGATGAAGTAGCTGGCAATAGAGTTGTATTGTTCAAGTCAGTAGGTAACCTAATATAAATGAGTAGGCCTTAAAcactgggggggaaaaaaaaaacttgctaCAGTCTGGGGTTTTTCTTATCTACAGCAAAAATGATTAGGCGTGTCCAAACTGGTTTGGCTGTTGCCATAGTTTTAAATGCTCAGTCTATAAATATTTACACTCATGGGGAAATTTGGCTTGTGTGGAAAACTGAATCAATAGAAGCAGATGCTGTTCTGACAAACAAGGCTAGTCATAATCATTGACAACTCTACTTTATCGAGTGTGTTAGTTACCTGTGTACACAGAAAGGTGTTGCTAAACTATCTTGGGCTTTTTTCCTGAACCTACAGTACATAAACACTTGTGTGTCTTGCATATTAAAATGTGGTGAGAGCACAAGTGCTCATATCAAATTTTGTGCTTAAGAAGTTTTTTATACTGGGAACAGAGAACAGATAGACTTGCCGAACAGCATGATATATTTGCTGTCATCTAAACCATTGATAATGGCTTTAAGCTATGAAGGATGGCAACAAATCACCCTTAAATCTCAAACAATGATCTCTTGGTACGTTCCTTGCTGATCTGAAAGATGGAGTCTGATATAGGTGGGAGTCTTGTTTGTAGTCCACACTGGTCATCTGTAAATAATGCAATTTTCAGATGCCTTCAGCTCttgctttttgtgtgttttttagAAGGGGTTGAGTGCCTGACAAGAACCCTTGCTTGCAATCCTGTTCTTAATGTGTTTTAAGTGGGGGCCCTTATCTGTGGTTAAGCAATAGAAATGGTATAAAAATGTGTTAACCACTTCAAGTGACTTCATGGTGATACCAAAAATATGCTAGCTAGCCAGCATATTGCTCAGGGTAGAGTGTAATGTCAAAATACACTTTATCCAATATACTTACATGTAACTAAAAAGCAAAGATTAATATTAGGTGAATTTTTGACTGGTCTCCTTATGCTAAAGTACTTAAAACTTTAGAGACATTTGGTATTTTTAAAGCTGCAAGACTGGCTCTGTTGAATGGTGGCATAGATGAACTGTTAAGAATCAATGACTTAGTTTTCTTCTGAGTAGAAAGGAGACTAGTTGAAAGATTTAAATAGGCTTAAGTTGCAAAATGGTTAAGCTACTTCTACCTGACTCCtcaatttaaaaagtgaaaagtgGAATTAAAGCTCTTTGGTGTTTGGTGTCAGTGGCTTTACTGTAGCTGGATAAAGGATGGAATGTGTCTCTAAAAAGTTTTATGGCTACAAGCTAAAAAGTTTAGTTATCTTAGGTGAATACTTGAGATAACCAGAGTTTAGAATCAAATCTGTACATGTGGGCTGTTACCTACTTGATGGAATTGCTGATGTCCCTTACTGTCCTCCTAATGGGTAGTGCAAGTGTAAATTTGTGCTTTTAAACAGGTCTGAAGTTGCCATCTGTCTtgcttaaaatagaaaatgttgCTTTAAGGTGTTCTGACTATGATATTCCCTTTTAGCTCTGATTATACATGCTATTTTCACTTTAAGAACTGCAGAATGGTGGGGAATTCTGAGGGCAATATCTACACTTGCCATAATCTTTCTGAAACATCTGCTACTGGCCACTTATTAGACAACACTTACTGGACTAGGTTAATCTGAGCCAGTGAGACTAAAGTTTGGGTCTAACCCATTGTGTTGATTTTTGGAAGCATTAGTAACTACCACTCTTAGGCATATAATTCTTAAGAGGTCTTGGTATCTAACTTTGGCAATAGGGGCTTTTCCAGAGGCAGATCATACGAAAGATAACCCATACTGCAGCATAGTTTCATCCCCTGAACAGTTGGAAGTGTTTCTGAACCACTGGTAAAAGGAATTGAGAGCAGCTGGACTACTTTGGCTTGTTTGATACATTCTAAATGAATAACTAGTTTTCTCCAGCCATAATGTGGGATTTAGTCAAGGCATGGCACAGAAATAAGaaacattgtttaaaaaaaataaactatatgAGTGGTCTAGGTATTTTTAAGGAATTAAATAATGTTCATTATTGCTGTTAAGATACATCTGGCAGAAACAGGTTGGTAtgttttttgaaatattttatctaaaAGTTGGAGGGAGCTTTGACTAACCAGTGAACAAATTAAACCTAAAGAGTATCAAGAACTCTGACAGCTAActtaattatatatatatatatatatatatatgtatatatatatatatataaaatgtgtTCCATTGGAATGGATTAACTTTGGCCTTTCTGCATGATtgttaggggttttttcctttctaactAAAGCATTTTCCTAGTTTGGCAAAGCTCTACTTTATGTGAAATTAGCCGAGAGTTTAACTTTCAAAACACAGCTGACTTTGGGTCAGCTGTGTTAACTGCACCCAAGTACTTGGACGACATGTTTAAATTGTGCAGAACTTTTGAATCCCTTTCAGGGCTTTCGGAGTAACTTCTTGTTTTCAGACTGAAGTGCCTTGCATGGCTTTTTTCAAACGTACGTACCCCTGTATCACTTGAAGCAGCCTAAGTGGAATAAATAATGCAGCCTGGAATCCGATCGTAGTAGGCATGAGTTTTCCCACAGGACAGGTGTGGGTATGTTGTTCCAAAACAACTCTCTCGCCTCAAGCATTCTTGTCTTGCTGTTGAACCTGTCTGCTCCACAACAGCAGCCAATTAACGTGTGTTAAATGGGTGCATCTTTCTGGCTACAGAGCTCCCTACTTTCAGATCCAGGGCATGACTTCCTACCTGAAAACAAGGATCACTTGAAATAGTTAAGAATTTTAGTTCTGTGTCTTGGAATTCCTCTGGTTAAGTCTTTAAATGTAGCCAGCAAGTGTGTATAATGTAGCTGAAGTCTACAGATGTTGAGAAATGGGTCTACTCTAGGTAAATAGACACTGTTAGGTAACTAGCTCAGCAGTTCACCTCTGCTGCCTTGGCATTTATTCTTGTATGAGATGAAGTGGCATGCAACAGTAGAGCTTAAAGCTGTTAATTCCCCATTTAATGTTGAAGTTCAACAACCAGTAATGTGAGTGCTATATCTTGCAAGCTGCCATGTCAGTGCTGGGGGGCAAACAAAAGTCACTTTCATGTAGCCATCTTGCATCATAAGTGGTCTAAGACGTGGCTTTCATTAAGTGTACTCTCTGTAATTTGAAAGATTCTCAAAAGACTTAAAGCAAAGCAAGTTCTACTGTTTTAGCTTGCACATTGCAAAGTATAGGAGCCACTTCTGGGTCTGCAGAGATTCCTTCTGCAAGGTCCTAGGAAACACAAGTGTGTATAAATCTTGTGCATATGCCTTTAGTATAGCAACCTGCACCTCTACAGACACAACTTTCTCTAGCAAATCCCCTATTTCACAATCAAGCCTGCAGTGGTATACAAGATTAGCAATGACAAAAACGTTGAAGTCTTCTGTTGAGCCAAGAATgaagacagcattttttttttgcccctgaAAGTTCCCCACACTGCCTCTGCTCCCTATCCATGCTTAAGTTAGCATCTAATGAGCTCTGGGGCAGAGTCCTTACTGGGATTTCAATATGTGGCTAACcttgggagaagggagagaagaacaATTTCTTGGTCTTGtcacaacagaaacaaggtgACCAGAGGGAAAAACTCCAGGTATTTGTTTCTGCTAGGAGGGGTAGCAGTCAAATACGCAGAAGAAAGTAGTGGGCTCTGTATTGCATGAGAAGGCTTGTTCCTTAAAGCAATTCCCATTTTGTGTCCAAATACAAGGGatcttgcattttatttcttatcaaGTTGTTTTCTTATCACTGAGTACTGTAGCCTAAGCTGTTTCCCACAAAAAGCAGTGGTGTGGGTGCATCACTTCCCTGCGTGAACTGTCAAAAGGAGTTCAGTTGCCTACCCTTGTCTGATCTGTGGTACATGTGTATGTAGCCCAGACAAGGTAAGCGGAGATGGACACTTGGTgatctgctgctttctgccttttgACATCTGCTTCCATTATCAGACAGTAATGATCATCAGATGGCTTGTATATTACATCTGTTCTGTGTTGGAACTCTTGACTATAGTGTTATTACTACTACTTAAATAGTGTTTCTTCCTTACTCTAGCACGCCTGAGGTTGCTTTCTTGCTCCATATACCATTGTATTATTCCTATATGTAAGAGTAAAGGAGAACAATGTTCTGTCTCAGGTGAATATGTCAGGGCTTGAGGACTCCTTCATAAGGGTAGCTGCACTTCTTGATGAGCTTAAGTATGGTAGCAGGATTTTCCTCTATATATCCATAAAGGAGAAAATACTCATGTGGCTATTTTCAACTGTAAAGGGTGGCTTGCTtgccacattttttttcaaaaaaggatgataaatatttctaaattgtAGCACTGAAGTTGTATCATGGACCTTTTCTAATTCTTGTGTTGAGTTTTTATATATAGGTTCTTTTGAAGTGATGCATGGCAAAAGGCAAGTTAAAATGGTGATGGCCTTCACAATTACCATATCTAAAGACATTACCATATCTAAAGGTAGAATGGGTGACAGTTTCCAAACTGATATTTGAGCTCCCATATACTGTTTTCATGGGGCTCCTGCGTGACTTTTTTTCACTGGTTAGCCCTCAAAACACTCAAGTGAACTGAGTATATTGTTGTATTAAAAGGGTTCAAATCTTAGTTTCATGTAGTTATAGCTTCCTGTAAAGCAAAaactttttatttaagaaaggTGGTATAAAGAGGTGCAAAGTTGTTGATTTAGAACTAGAACAGGAAAAAGCTTATGTAACAGGTAGACGTACATGACATCTGGGTACGGCTTTACATTAAAACTGCTCACTAGTAATTGCATAAAAGCCCACAGTAATTGCATTGCCTCTTAGTAATGAACATACACAAGTGAAACTAGCGAGGTAAAACAGTGATCTTTCATCTTGAATTTCTGGGAATCACAGTACTTCCCAAAGCTCCCTGCCTGACCTACAATTACTAGCAGACACATCATCTTCTGCTTTATATGCAAAGACTTTATTTGTTAGTCATATGGGCCACAATTTGAGTCACTCAGACTTCCCTTAAAGAGGGAGGGAATATGATACTACCCTGTACAAAAATCATTGGTAAGTACAATCTCCAATAAGTGTTGGTATTTTTACAACATCTGTGGTGATTAGTTATTTGTAACAGTCTTCTGTGTTTACCTTTGGGAAAAACGTGCACAATCTTTTGCTAGATGGCAATTCAAAGAATGCAAGATGGAAGGCATTATTCTCTCCCAAGGCAAAGTCAGCCTTAAAGTTAGATCAGGTTGTTCAGGGTCACATCTTGCAATGCATGGGAATTTAAATGAATAATAATTTAAGGAGGAGATTAAATGATACTCTCAAATGTTTAGGGggatgaaatacagaaaaaatgctGCTTACAAAAATGTTACTGGTTTCTTATATGGAAGTTTCATGACTTCAAGATTATTTTAAGTTTGATGTTACCCAACTTAAAAGAGTTTCTATGACATTTGCTAGTAGAAATCATCCATTTTCTGATCCTTGACTGATGACTTCAGTGCTTTTAGGAAGAATAAAACTGCTCAAAGACTGAGGTTAATCATTTAAGAACTTTGTAGAGTGATGAtagtggtgaaaaaaaaaatccatgaaagGTCACATTAGTTGCCTGGTATGTCACATTTCAGTTTGCATGTCACATTTTCATTCCCAGTTTGCTGATGCTGAAAGTTTCAACCCTCTTTCCAAGATGGAAtttcatatattaaaaaagaaaaggagtggAGGCTCTCGGTCTGTTTCTTAAAACAGTAGGATTTTCCTTTCCCCAGAGGATATCAAACACTAAAATTCAAATACATACTGGAATTTCTTGTTGCAGATAtgtctgtttaaaaaagaaCCCTTACTGTTTTAAGGGCTTCTTAGGTGGCTGTTAAATCATAGTATCATAGCACTTCTTGGATTTCCAGACTTTACTCTCTCCTAGATAACTGTTGGCTTGCCATCTGGGGATAGTTTCTTTTGACAAGGTGAAGGGAAGCTGTTAGAAGCTCTGAGAACCTGTGTTGGCACAATCATAATGTGTGACTGTATTTGGGAAAGGCATGATTAGTAGTATGATAACACGCAGTGCAGCACTTTCCCAGCCTACTTTCACAGTGCTCTTCTCCCAGTGATTCTTCAAGTGCTCTTGTTCTTGAAAATGTAGTTGTTTTCATTTATGGCTGCAAACAGCTATTTGAGCAGGGTAAACATTTTGAAGGGTTAACCTCTCTGAGGGACTTCTGATTAAGGGCAACAAATATATCAGAATGCCATTAGCTCTTCAGCACTAAAAGCActcacttttaaaatacacactTCCTGATTATCAGGAAGTGTGTATTGTATCTTTTATTTTGGAAGTGATGATGTTATTTTTCAGGTACAGTttaaggagatgagaaatattGTAGTACAGCATCTTTCCAACCCATCTCTTGAAGTCAGGCACAGGTATTAGAAACCCCTCCACCAATGCAGAAGTCATCTCTCTTGGGAATTGTCACCTGCACAGTGACTGACGCAGTTCTTCATACATTATTTGATCCTAACAGTGTGAAGATAAGAGGGAGAAAAATACTTCAGACATTAGTGAAATTGTTCAGTGTTTTGAAGAGACTTTATATGTATTATTTAAAGTGAAACCAGCTGTATGAGCCTTTAGGTATCTTGTAAAAACATTTACAGACAAACCTAAGTAAGCCTCACTACTCTGCCTCAAATGAGGTTCTCCAGTGAGTCAACAGTGGTAAGTAATGAACAGAAGCCTTTGGCAGAATTCTTACACTTACTATTGCCACACTCAGCTCAGAGCACAGCTCGAGAAGATCCTGCCCTCTTAAGCAGGGGAGTTGCTGAATTGACACTttaccccccacccccctctaGTTCTGTCAAAATGAACAGACAAGATCTTTTGCTAATCTAACGTACCCAACTGCTCCTTAATCCTTTTCACTAGTCACTCAAAATGACAGTTTTGAGGAACAGAATATTTTAAGTGTTCATTTCTACTGCAATAGCTGCCTTCAGAAGGTGGTGTCTGCCCACAGCTTTAAGaagaattt from the Colius striatus isolate bColStr4 chromosome 2, bColStr4.1.hap1, whole genome shotgun sequence genome contains:
- the DEGS1 gene encoding sphingolipid delta(4)-desaturase DES1, whose amino-acid sequence is MGNTVAREDFEWVYTDQPHADRRKEILAKHPEIKALMKPDYNLIWVVVLMVLAQLTAFYLVKDLDWKWVVFWAYVFGSCISHSMTLAIHEISHNSAFGNNKAMWNRWFGIFANLPLGLPYSISFKRYHMDHHRYLGGDGIDVDIPTNFEGWFFCTRFRKFIWIVLQPFFYAIRPLCINPKPITRLEVINLLAQLSFDVVIYYLWGVKSTFYMLAGSVLGLGLHPISGHFIAEHYMFLKGHETYSYYGPLNLLTFNVGYHNEHHDFPNIPGKSLPLVKKIAAEYYDNLPQYNSWIKVLYDFVMDDTISPYSRMKRHLKGEVKQD